The Bacillota bacterium genome includes a window with the following:
- a CDS encoding ABC transporter permease codes for MLKSGFQRYLVNKLAWYLLAFIVAMALNFFLPRLIPGNPVQTIITQMSQGSGGGGGVSSAALERLYETFMEEFGLNKPVHIQFYEYVRNVLSGNLGTSFMLYPGKVIDLIREALPWTIAIQVPAILFGWLIGNTLGALCAYKGGRFDSTVFTTSLLFSNIPYYCLAIIFVYIFGVELGWFPLAGGHSWGMFPGLYWEFIVDVLHHWLLPFMSMVLVAIGGQAIGMREMSIYELTTDYVNYSKALGLRDSKVVRYVFRNAMLPQITGLALSFGTMLGGALVTESVFSYPGMGSLLFSAIRQNDYPVIQGVTLILTFTVLLANFLVDIAYGFIDPRVRAAQIGER; via the coding sequence ATGCTAAAAAGTGGATTTCAAAGGTACTTAGTCAACAAATTGGCCTGGTACTTGCTCGCGTTCATCGTAGCCATGGCGTTGAATTTCTTCCTCCCCCGGCTCATCCCCGGAAACCCGGTCCAAACCATCATCACGCAGATGTCCCAGGGAAGCGGCGGGGGCGGCGGAGTCAGCAGTGCTGCTCTTGAGCGGCTCTACGAGACCTTCATGGAAGAGTTCGGTCTCAATAAACCAGTACATATCCAGTTCTATGAGTACGTCAGGAATGTACTGAGCGGGAATCTGGGAACGTCGTTCATGTTGTATCCCGGAAAGGTAATCGATTTAATTCGAGAGGCCCTTCCCTGGACCATAGCAATCCAGGTTCCAGCCATCTTATTCGGATGGCTGATCGGGAACACCCTCGGTGCCCTATGCGCCTATAAAGGCGGACGTTTTGACAGCACCGTGTTCACAACATCGTTATTGTTTTCCAACATCCCGTATTATTGCCTCGCCATCATTTTCGTCTATATCTTTGGCGTAGAGTTGGGATGGTTCCCCCTAGCTGGAGGTCACAGCTGGGGAATGTTCCCAGGGCTTTACTGGGAGTTCATTGTTGATGTCCTGCATCACTGGCTCCTTCCCTTCATGTCTATGGTGTTAGTGGCAATCGGAGGGCAAGCCATTGGGATGCGGGAGATGTCGATTTACGAACTGACCACGGACTACGTCAACTACTCCAAGGCCCTTGGCTTAAGGGATAGCAAAGTAGTTCGGTACGTTTTCCGCAATGCGATGTTACCGCAAATCACCGGATTAGCCCTGTCCTTTGGTACGATGCTGGGCGGAGCTTTGGTGACGGAGTCAGTCTTCTCGTATCCAGGGATGGGTAGTCTGCTCTTTTCCGCCATCCGGCAAAATGACTACCCAGTAATTCAGGGAGTCACCCTGATTCTTACCTTTACGGTACTACTCGCTAACTTTCTAGTTGATATCGCCTATGGATTCATTGATCCTCGAGTTCGGGCGGCTCAGATAGGAGAAAGATAA
- a CDS encoding ABC transporter permease has translation MGEVLTLLFRSRRFIAGLIMFICVLAFGLFGPFFSDINPFQSVGGLYDSPSKTAWLGTDNLGRDVFTGLMYGTRTSLLIGLIAGCIATLIGVTIGSVAGYSGGLLDEALMGFTNIFITIPPIVILILISVAVDIRSAPAMGVIIGVTGWPWTARAVRAQTSSLRTREHIDVARITGIGPLEMILTEVLPYMFSYIFMAFILQLSSAILNEATLSMLGLGPSQTVSLGIMLQWALLWEAVRTGAWWAFLPPVFFLTVISFSLMLMNSGMDEVFNPRLRKS, from the coding sequence ATGGGAGAGGTACTTACTTTACTATTTAGATCAAGACGATTTATCGCTGGGCTGATTATGTTCATTTGTGTCCTTGCCTTCGGGCTCTTCGGCCCCTTCTTCTCCGACATCAATCCCTTCCAATCCGTCGGAGGGCTCTATGATTCACCCTCCAAGACAGCTTGGTTGGGAACCGACAACTTGGGCCGAGACGTATTTACGGGATTAATGTATGGAACACGAACATCCCTTCTCATTGGCCTCATTGCCGGTTGTATCGCCACGTTAATCGGTGTGACGATTGGCAGCGTTGCCGGATATTCCGGGGGTCTATTGGATGAGGCTCTGATGGGCTTTACCAACATCTTCATCACCATTCCCCCCATCGTCATCCTGATTCTCATTTCTGTGGCCGTCGATATCCGATCGGCACCGGCGATGGGAGTAATCATTGGAGTCACCGGTTGGCCCTGGACCGCCAGAGCGGTGCGGGCCCAGACCTCCAGTCTGCGGACTCGCGAACACATCGATGTTGCCCGTATCACTGGAATCGGTCCCCTAGAGATGATTCTGACAGAAGTATTGCCCTATATGTTTTCCTACATCTTTATGGCCTTCATCCTGCAGCTAAGTAGCGCTATTTTGAATGAAGCTACCTTGAGCATGTTGGGACTAGGTCCCAGCCAGACGGTCTCGTTGGGGATCATGCTGCAGTGGGCCTTGCTGTGGGAAGCTGTAAGAACAGGAGCTTGGTGGGCTTTCTTGCCACCGGTGTTCTTCTTAACGGTGATTTCCTTCTCTTTGATGTTGATGAACTCTGGTATGGATGAAGTCTTCAATCCAAGATTAAGGAAGAGCTGA
- a CDS encoding ABC transporter ATP-binding protein → MNKLMTIKDLKAYYRLVDGREVKAVDGVSLELWENEVLGIAGESGCGKSTLANVIAMMHQPPLYVRGGEMFVNGDNVFSLDQERLRKSVRGTYLSVVPQGAMNALNPTQKISSFAVDVIREHYPEISKAEAIERTRQRLTELGLPERVLNLYPHQLSGGMKQRVIIVISTLLNPKVLICDEPTSALDVSSQKVVIRLLVTLLREGIIRSIVFITHELPLLRHFADRIAIMYAGKLTEVGPMEDVIFDPVHPYTSALMSSVLTAEVGTKEKTIVGIPGVPPDLKNPPVGCRFSPRCPYVMEKCKTHEPNPETVGDRTTWCWLNQSEEISTEIPS, encoded by the coding sequence ATGAATAAATTGATGACAATCAAAGATCTGAAAGCATATTACCGATTGGTCGATGGCCGAGAGGTAAAAGCGGTAGATGGTGTTTCCTTAGAACTGTGGGAAAACGAAGTCCTTGGCATTGCCGGCGAATCCGGTTGCGGCAAGAGTACCTTGGCCAACGTTATCGCCATGATGCATCAACCGCCGCTATATGTGCGGGGAGGCGAGATGTTTGTTAACGGCGACAACGTCTTCTCCCTAGACCAGGAGAGGCTGAGAAAGTCTGTCCGGGGAACCTATCTGTCGGTGGTTCCCCAGGGTGCAATGAATGCCCTTAACCCAACACAGAAGATCAGTTCCTTTGCCGTCGATGTCATCCGAGAGCACTACCCGGAAATCTCCAAGGCCGAAGCCATCGAGCGGACTAGGCAACGCCTAACGGAACTGGGGCTTCCCGAGCGGGTCTTAAATCTATATCCCCACCAGCTCAGTGGCGGGATGAAGCAGCGGGTGATCATCGTTATCTCTACCCTGCTGAATCCCAAGGTGCTGATCTGTGACGAGCCCACTTCAGCCCTGGATGTAAGCTCTCAGAAGGTGGTAATCCGGTTGCTGGTTACCCTGCTGCGGGAGGGCATCATCCGCAGCATAGTGTTTATCACCCACGAACTGCCCCTTCTGCGGCACTTCGCGGACCGGATCGCCATCATGTATGCCGGTAAACTAACGGAAGTCGGACCGATGGAGGACGTGATTTTTGACCCGGTACACCCCTATACGTCGGCACTGATGAGTTCCGTACTCACTGCTGAAGTAGGCACCAAGGAAAAGACCATCGTCGGTATTCCCGGTGTACCCCCGGATTTGAAGAATCCACCGGTGGGATGTCGATTCAGTCCAAGGTGCCCCTATGTGATGGAGAAGTGCAAGACCCATGAGCCCAATCCCGAAACGGTAGGTGACAGAACGACATGGTGCTGGCTAAATCAGAGCGAAGAAATCTCAACCGAGATACCATCTTAG
- a CDS encoding ABC transporter ATP-binding protein: MVLAKSERRNLNRDTILDVRNLTKVFGSGRNATVAVDNISFSIKRGEVISLLGESGSGKTTTARMLLKLMQPTSGTILFSGRDITSLKGRQESKKYWTHVQAVFQDPFSSFNSFYSVRTFLGNAFRLLPHQPSAQEKEAMIQECMKNVGLNADELLDKRPHELSGGQRQRIMIARVLLINPDVLIADEPTSMIDASSRAGILNLLLNLRETMGMTIMFITHDIGLAYYTSDRLLIMSQGKIVEQGDADEVITNPKDEYTKRLMNDVPVLERQWDL, from the coding sequence ATGGTGCTGGCTAAATCAGAGCGAAGAAATCTCAACCGAGATACCATCTTAGATGTCCGTAACTTGACCAAGGTGTTTGGTAGCGGAAGAAATGCCACCGTTGCCGTCGACAACATCTCCTTTAGCATCAAACGGGGGGAAGTCATTTCTCTCCTGGGGGAAAGCGGCAGTGGCAAGACAACCACCGCTCGGATGCTGCTGAAGCTGATGCAACCTACCTCGGGAACCATTCTCTTTAGCGGTAGGGACATCACCTCACTGAAGGGCCGACAGGAATCCAAAAAGTATTGGACCCACGTACAAGCGGTGTTCCAGGATCCCTTTTCCTCCTTCAACAGCTTTTATTCCGTGCGGACCTTCCTGGGCAACGCCTTTCGGCTGCTTCCCCACCAGCCCAGTGCTCAGGAAAAGGAAGCAATGATTCAGGAGTGCATGAAAAACGTCGGTCTCAACGCGGACGAACTGTTGGATAAACGTCCCCATGAGCTCAGCGGCGGTCAACGACAAAGGATCATGATTGCTCGGGTCCTGCTTATCAATCCCGATGTTCTCATCGCCGACGAGCCGACGTCGATGATCGACGCGTCCAGCCGAGCTGGAATTCTTAACCTGTTGCTGAATTTGCGAGAAACTATGGGGATGACTATTATGTTCATTACCCATGATATCGGGCTTGCTTACTATACCAGTGATCGGCTGTTGATCATGTCTCAAGGCAAGATCGTCGAACAGGGAGACGCCGATGAGG